One stretch of Prunus persica cultivar Lovell chromosome G1, Prunus_persica_NCBIv2, whole genome shotgun sequence DNA includes these proteins:
- the LOC109946841 gene encoding protein FAR1-RELATED SEQUENCE 5-like — MDKIGFIKKDIYNLECSVNGKLRNHDVELVTEYFMAEQKKNEAFYFKIEGDGHDRFSRCFWAYATSRRAYGFYGDVVVSDTTFNTNRYDLTFTPMLGVNNHGQTIVLACAFLSKETTESFVWMFEEFKKVMPGGEPKTIITDQDAAMAIAISIAFPTTFHRLCIWHITSKFSVKLPHSAYKEYWREFQKAIWDTDNKDEFDAKWNIVVTKAGLTDHPWLSSMFDLRESWVPAYARQFFAAGMSSSQRAEGSHGFFKQYISRRNSLMDFIIRFERALSHQCEKELVADHVDAFEVAQSCFLELKTEDASKVVFNVSERKNWETRAEVVYVKDSDHASCSCKRFEFVGIICKHILALFRRDQIEYMPDKYILKRWKKTAKSGLVSDANGNEIKDCADPGLLIKRCTMSRLASDVVEDALMSEEGCELLSETLKSLQVKLKLLKDGPSNNEVGGSSSQTQYMKDPKRVRCKGRSKGVTGAKEKAMKRGIRHCRECGHIGHDRRQCPRNLNTPTSPSNNDESTPIDRSDPLFDEFDRMHGPIE; from the exons ATGGATAAAATCggttttatcaaaaaagataTCTACAATCTTGAATGTAGTGTGAATGGGAAGCTGAGGAACCACGATGTTGAACTAGTGACCGAGTATTTTATggctgaacagaaaaaaaatgaggctttttatttcaagattgaGGGAGATGGCCATGACAGGTTTAGTCGATGTTTTTGGGCATATGCAACTTCTAGACGGGCGTATGGGTTTTATGGAGATGTTGTTGTATCCGATACCACATTCAACACGAATCGATACGACTTGACATTTACACCAATGTTGGGAGTTAATAACCATGGTCAGACAATTGTCTTAGCATGCGCATTTTTGAGCAAGGAAACGACTGAGTcgtttgtttggatgtttgagGAGTTTAAGAAAGTCATGCCAGGTGGCGAACCTAAAACCATCATTACAGATCAAGATGCGGCAATGGCCATAGCGATTTCAATAGCCTTCCCGACTACATTTCATCGACTTTGCATATGGCACATCACATCAAAGTTCTCTGTTAAGTTACCACATTCTGCTTATAAAGAGTATTGGCGTGAATTTCAGAAAGCCATATGGGATACTGACAATAAGGATGAGTTTGATGcaaaatggaatattgtggTTACAAAGGCTGGTTTGACTGACCATCCATGGCTAAGttcaatgtttgatttaaGGGAATCTTGGGTTCCAGCCTACGCACGACAATTTTTTGCCGCTGGAATGTCAAGCAGCCAAAGAGCAGAAGGTTctcatggttttttcaagcaataCATATCAAGGAGAAATTCGTTGATGGATTTCATAATACGATTTGAGAGGGCACTTTCTCATCAATGTGAAAAGGAGTTAGTTGCTGATCACGTAGATGCATTTGAAGTGGCTCAAT CATGTTTCCTAGAGCTCAAAACAGAGGATGCTTCTAAAGTTGTCTTTAACGTGAgcgaaaggaaaaattgggaaacaagaGCAGAAGTCGTATATGTCAAAGATTCTGACCACGCATCGTGTAGCTGcaaaagatttgaatttgttggaattatttGCAAGCACATCCTAGCATTGTTCAGAAGGGACCAGATTGAATATATGCccgataaatatattttgaagaggtGGAAGAAAACTGCGAAATCTGGATTGGTGTCAGATGCAAATGGCAACGAAATTAAAGACTGTGCAGATCCTGGTCTTTTAATAAAGCGGTGTACAATGTCTCGACTTGCTTCAGATGTGGTTGAGGATGCATTAATGAGTGAAGAAGGATGTGAGCTACTGTCAGAGACTCTAAAAAGTTTGCaggtgaagttgaagttgttgaaggATGGACCAAGTAATAACGAAGTTGGAGGGTCCAGctctcaaacacaatataTGAAAGACCCTAAGAGAGTGAGGTGCAAAGGAAGGTCGAAAGGAGTAACGGgagcaaaggaaaaggcaatgaAGCGAGGGATTAGACACTGTCGAGAGTGTGGACACATTGGTCATGATAGAAGACAATGCCCAAGAAATTTGAACACACC GACATCACCGTCGAACAATGACGAATCAACTCCAATAGATCGTAGTGACCCATTATTCGACGAATTTGACAGGATGCACGGACCAATTGAATGA